TGGTGTTTTCAAATTTCTTAACCTGCCAATTGAAGGTGCGCTGGCTTTGTCTATAGCCAGTTATGGCATGCTGATTTACCATTCAAGCTTTGGCTACCTCGTGGATCTGGTTTGGGGGGTCAAACAAGATCCTGAGACTTAGTGCCTAGCTAGAGAGTTTCAGAACAAGTCTTGCGTGGTATACTATTATCGAAATGAGCACTAAGGAAAAAGAATATTTTGGCGGCAATGAAATCAGTTATTATGCTGAGACTCAATGTGGTAAACAACCTTTTGCAGCTTCACCCTACGAGTATTACCTTTATGCCGCTAACGCTACTGAAACAATAACTGTAGCAAATCTCAAATCATATACTGTTTATGCCTATCAAACAGCTGAAGCAATTAATATCAGCGCTAACGGCCAAGATTTTGTTCTTACTGAAGGTGATAGTTTTCAAGTAGAAAACCTTGATGGAGTCAAAATTAAATTACCAGCTGGGGCAAGGGTATTAATCGCAGGTACAGTTGAAACCAAAATCACAGAGAGTTCTGCGACTGCAACTAAGTACGATGACATCAAAAAAGTAATTAAGCCTTGGGGACACGAGTTGTGGATTAGCGATGATCATCCAAACTATGCCCTAAAACAAATTGCAATTAAACAAGGCACCAAAACATCTTTGCAGTATCACCGCTTCAAACGTGAGACCAATGTATTGTTTTCAGGTACTGCAAGACTACATTTCAAAACAAACGATGCTGCCGAAAATGATTCTGTACAACCCGCTGATATCAGCACCAATGATTTAAATCCAGTTTCTTCAATTGACGTAATGCCTGAATGCCTGCATCGCCTTGAGGCAATGACTGATGTACTACTATACGAGGTATCAACTCCTCACTTAGACGATGTTATTAGGGTTAGCGACGATACCGCCAGAGTTGATGGTCGTATTGACGCTGAGCACGTAAATAGATGAGCCAAGTTGTAGTCTGTATACTAACTTCCGGACGCGGAACTCGAATGGGTGAGTTTTGTGAAATTGCCAACAAAGCAATTCTGCCAATTGATAACAAAGGTGTGATTAGTCACATCATTAATCAATTCCCGCATGATACCAAATTCATTATCTCACTGGGTTTCAAGGCTGATCAAGTACGCAACTACTTAGATATTGCTCACAGTGATGCTGATATTGAATATGTAACAGTGGACAAATTTGAAGGTGAAGGCACAGGACCAGGCTACTCACTTGCTTGCTGCAAAGAACATCTCAATAGACCATTTTACTTTGTCTCTTGCGACACACTTTGGACCAATGACATTCCTCTTGATATAGAAGAGAATTGGTTTGGTACTGCGCCAGTATCAGCAGAGGATTCTAAACATTATTGCAATTTCAAAATCAAAGATGGCAAGATCGCTGGGATTTTTGATAAAGAAAGAGTATCAGGCAATGAGTACGAAGCCTTTGTAGGACTATGTTTCATCCATGACCATATCAAGTTCTGGAAATCACTTGAAGCCAAGGATTTGATCCGAGGCGAGCTGCAAATCTCCAACGGAATAAGAGCACTTGTTGCCAATGGCGAGGCTAAAGCAGTACCGATTCATTGGATCGATGTTGGTAATGAAGATCTTTATCAAGAAGTTAGAGCACTCTATGAGGATTTCAATTTCAGTAAATCCAATGAGTTTTTCTATACTATCAACAATAAAGTAATCAAATTTTTTGCCGATGCCAAAATTACAGAACTCAGAGTAAAGAAAGCAGCTCTCAATCCAGCTGTCTTCCCGCAAATTAGTTTTCACAAAGA
The Cyanobacteriota bacterium genome window above contains:
- a CDS encoding NTP transferase domain-containing protein — encoded protein: MSQVVVCILTSGRGTRMGEFCEIANKAILPIDNKGVISHIINQFPHDTKFIISLGFKADQVRNYLDIAHSDADIEYVTVDKFEGEGTGPGYSLACCKEHLNRPFYFVSCDTLWTNDIPLDIEENWFGTAPVSAEDSKHYCNFKIKDGKIAGIFDKERVSGNEYEAFVGLCFIHDHIKFWKSLEAKDLIRGELQISNGIRALVANGEAKAVPIHWIDVGNEDLYQEVRALYEDFNFSKSNEFFYTINNKVIKFFADAKITELRVKKAALNPAVFPQISFHKDQFYAYEFLPGDVLYDLNSPERFTKFLQWLKKELWKPVEVDPKVFTKACHHFYFEKTKQRLEKYFAKYPGDDKSFILDGEKLPSCSELIAQVPWDELEDGIPVFMHGDLQFDNVIYNEKTGEFALIDWRQDFAGHVEFGDWYYDLAKMVGGILLNYDYVKKNLMSYHEDGDKVTIDFATRYLSNKYENILADFIKEQGLDLARVHMLRALIYLNMSPLHHNPFDKLLRALGVKLLSDALKEHKNASGK